In a genomic window of Mustela nigripes isolate SB6536 chromosome 8, MUSNIG.SB6536, whole genome shotgun sequence:
- the GSTT2B gene encoding glutathione S-transferase theta-2B gives MGLELYLDLLSQPCRAVYIFAKKNGIPFKLCTTEIFKGQLQTKEFFQINILRKIPVLKDGDFILTESSAILIYLSSKYQTADHWYPSDLQARARIHEYLGWHADCIRGTFGVPLWTQVIAPLSGAHVPEEKVERNKTAMDRALQQLEDKFLEDKAFLMGQQMSLADLMAFEELMQPVAVGYDLFEGRPKLAAWRERVEAFLGSDLFQETHGPILNILEQAVNKKFPKPSPEVYPSILLRISRIP, from the exons ATGGGCCTGGAGCTCTACCTGGACCTGCTGTCCCAACCCTGCCGTGCCGTCTACATTTTCGCCAAGAAGAACGGCATCCCCTTCAAGCTGTGTACCACGGAGATATTCAAAG GGCAGCTCCAGACCAAGGAGTTCTTCCAGATTAATATCCTGCGGAAGATACCCGTCCTCAAAGATGGTGACTTCATCTTGACTGAAAg CTCCGCCATCTTGATTTACCTGAGCTCTAAGTACCAGACGGCAGACCACTGGTACCCCTCCGACCTTCAGGCCCGCGCTCGCATCCACGAGTATCTGGGCTGGCATGCTGACTGCATCCGCGGCACCTTTGGTGTACCCTTGTGGACCCAG GTGATAGCACCACTCAGTGGGGCCCATGTGCCGGAGGAGAAGGTGGAACGGAACAAGACGGCCATGGACCGGGCGCTGCAGCAGCTGGAGGACAAGTTCTTGGAGGACAAGGCCTTCCTCATGGGCCAGCAGATGTCGCTGGCTGACCTTATGGCCTTCGAGGAGCTGATGCAG CCTGTGGCTGTTGGCTATGACCTCTTTGAGGGAAGGCCGAAACTGGCAGCATGGCGTGAGCGAGTGGAGGCTTTCCTGGGTTCTGATCTGTTCCAAGAGACCCATGGTCCAATCCTGAACATCCTGGAGCAGGCGGTCAACAAAAAATTCCCGAAGCCTTCCCCAGAAGTCTATCCGAGTATTCTGCTTCGTATTTCCAGGATTCCCTGA